In Sphingobacterium sp. PCS056, the following proteins share a genomic window:
- a CDS encoding RNA 2'-phosphotransferase, whose protein sequence is MTDKYKHISKFLSLVLRHRPEAIGITLDEQGWADTTDLIEKINKHNNELDFNTLKQIVDTNPKKRFIFDPSFQKIRANQGHSVPIDLALETQTPPLVLYHGTAQQFVPSILETGIEKLNRQHVHLSKEKETALKVGQRHGKPVIITVLAQQMAQDGYTFYLSENGVWLTEQVPARYLRIL, encoded by the coding sequence ATGACTGACAAATATAAACATATAAGCAAATTTTTAAGTTTAGTTCTTCGTCACCGGCCTGAGGCAATAGGTATCACCCTGGATGAACAGGGCTGGGCAGATACAACAGACCTGATTGAAAAAATAAATAAACACAATAATGAATTGGATTTTAACACCTTAAAACAGATTGTTGATACAAATCCTAAAAAAAGATTTATTTTTGACCCTTCCTTTCAGAAGATTAGAGCAAATCAAGGTCATTCTGTACCTATTGATCTTGCATTAGAAACTCAAACTCCACCTTTGGTGCTTTATCATGGTACAGCACAACAATTTGTCCCCTCCATTCTGGAAACCGGGATTGAGAAACTTAATCGTCAACACGTGCATCTTAGTAAAGAAAAGGAAACGGCTTTAAAAGTTGGGCAAAGACATGGAAAACCAGTCATAATAACGGTCTTAGCACAACAGATGGCACAGGATGGGTATACTTTCTATTTATCAGAAAATGGGGTATGGCTCACAGAACAAGTGCCAGCTCGATATTTGAGAATTTTATAA